Part of the Amycolatopsis sp. 195334CR genome is shown below.
AAAACCGGCTGGAGATCGACGGCGTCTCCAAGCGATTCGGCGACCTGGTCGCCCTCGACCAGGTCAGCTTCGACGTGCGCGGCGAGCTGTTCGGCTTCGTCGGCAGCAACGGCGCCGGCAAGACCACCACCATGCGCATCGTGCTCGGCGTGCTGGCCGCCGACGCCGGGCAGGTCCGCTTCGGCGGCACCCCGGTCGACCACCAGACCCGCACCCGGATCGGCTACATGCCCGAGGAACGCGGGCTGTACCCGAAGATGAAGGTGCTCGACCAGCTGGTCTACCTGGCCCGGCTGCACGGCATGAGCACCGACGAGGCGCACACCAGCGCGCAGAGCTGGATCGACCGGCTCGGCCTCAAGGAGCGTCGCGCCGAAGAGGTCGAAAAGCTCAGCCTCGGCAACCAGCAGCGCGTTCAGCTCGCCGCCGCGCTGGTGCACGATCCGGCGGTGCTGGTGCTGGACGAACCGTTCTCCGGCCTGGACCCGATCGCGGTGGACGTGATGAGCGACGTGCTCAAGGAAAAGGCGGCCGCCGGGGTGCCGGTGGTGTTCTCCAGCCACCAGCTCGACCTGGTGGAGCGGCTGTGCGACCGCGTCGGCATCATCCGCGGCGGGCGCATGGTGGCCACCGGCTCGGTGGACCGGCTGACCGCCGACGCCGCCACCCGCCTGCGCGTCACCGCGCCACGGGCCCAGCCCGGCTGGGCGGCCGCGATCCCCGGCGTCCGCGTCCTGAGCGAGGGCACCACCACCGAACTGGAACTCGAACCGGGCGCCGACGACCAGGCGGTGCTCACCACCGCGCTCGCCACCGGTCCGGTCACCGGGTTCAGCAGGCACCAGCCGTCGCTGACCGAACTGTTCCGCAACGTCGTCACCGAGGAGAAGGCCCGATGAACCCCACCCGCTCGGCCGGCGGCTTCACCGCGGTCCGGCTGGTCGCCCAGCGCGAGCTGAACACCCGGCTGCGCACCAGGTCCTTCGTCATCGGCACCGTGCTGATCCTGGCCTTCCTCGGCGGGTACGTGCTGTTGCAGGCCTCGCTGTTCAGCAGCGCGGACAAGCAGTCGGTCGGCCTCGCCGGGCAGACCGCGAGCATCGCGGACACCTTGAAGCAGCAGGGAACCGCGCTCGGCGAGGAGATCGAGACAGTCACCGTGACCGATCTCGGCGAGGCCCGCAAGCAGGTCGAGAACGGCGACCTCGACGCCGTGCTCACCGGCAGCCGCGCCGACCTCCAGGTGCTGGTGAAGACCGAGCTGGACCCGCAGCTCGGCGCCATCCTGAACCAGATCGCGCAGAACGAGGTCCTCGGCGGGGTGCTGGCCCAGGCGGTCGACGACCCGGAGCAGGTGCTGGCCACCGTGCAGGCCACCACGGTCAAGGTGGAGCAGCTCGAACAGCCCGATCCCGAACGCGGTCAGCGCATGGCCATCGGCCTGGCCATGGTCGTGCTGCTCTACATGAGCATCACCACCTACGGCTCGATGGTGGCCCAGGGCGTGGTCGAGGAGAAGTCCAGCCGGGTGGTGGAGATCCTGCTGTCCACCGTCCGCCCGTGGCAGCTGCTGCTCGGCAAGGTCATCGGCCTCGGCCTGGTCGGCCTGGTGCAGTTGCTCATCCTGGCCGGGGCCGCGCTGGCGATGACCACGATCTCCGGCGTGATCACCCTGTCCGGCGTGGCCACCGGCACCATTCTCTGGGGTCTGCTCTGGTACCTGCTCGGCTTCTTCCTCTACGCCACCATCTTCGCCGCCGCCGGCGCGCTGGTGTCGCGGCAGGAGGACATGCAGTCGACAATGATGCCGGTGACCATGGTGCTGCTGATCGGCTTCCTGGTCGGCTTCAACGTGCTCATCCAGGACCCGGAGAGCGGCCTGGCCGCGGCGCTCTCCCTGGTGCCGCTGCTCTCGCCGGTGCTGATGCCGGGCCGGATCGCCGCGGGCGTGGTGTCCGGCTGGGAGGTCGCGCTGGCGCTGGTGCTCACCGTGGCCGCGGTGGCGCTGTTCACCTGGCTGGGCGGCAAGATCTACCGCAACGCGGTGCTCCGCACCGGCAGCCGGGTCAAGCTGGCCGACGCGCTCAGGGGCTGAGCGCGCCGTAGCGTTCCAAGGCCACCCGGCGCTCGTGGGCGTGATCGACCACGGGTGCCGGGTAGCCGTCCGGCAACCCGGCTTTCCACGGCTGGTGCACGGTTTTGCCGGACAACCCGGCGAGTTCGGGCACGTACCGCCGGACGTATTCCCCGCTGGGATCGAACTTCTCCCCCTGGGTGATCGGGTTGAAGATCCGGAAGTAGGGCGCGGCGTCGGTGCCGCTGCCCGCCACCCACTGCCAGTTCAGCTGGTTCGAGGCGAGGTCCCCGTCGACCAGGTGCCGCATGAAGTGCCGCGCGCCCCACCACCACGGCAGGTGCAGGTCCTTGACCAGGAAGCTCGCCACGATCATCCGCACCCGGTTGTGCATCCAGCCCTCCGCGAGCAGCTGGCGCATCCCGGCGTCGACCACCGGGTACCCCGTGCGCCCCTCGCACCACGTCTCGAAGACCGAACGCGCGGCGGCGCCCGTCTCGTGCTGCATGCCGTCGAACCGCGAGTTGTAGTTGCGCCGCGCGGTTTCCGGCCGGTGCCAGAGCACGTCGGCGTGGAACTCGCGCCAGGCCAGTTCGGCGCGGAAGGCCTCGTCCTCGTCCCCCAGGTCGGCGAGCAGCGTGCGCGGGTGCACGCAACCCCAGCGCAGGTACGGGGAAAGGCGGCTGGACCCGTCGAGGTCGGGCCGGTCGCGCCGGGCGTCGTAGCCGGCCAGTCCCTCCTCGCGGAACCGTTCCCAGGTCGCCAGCGCGGCCCGCTCCCCCGGCTCCGGCAGGCGCATCGAGCCGAGGTCCGGGTCGGCGGGAAGATCCACGCCGGGCAGGCCGTCCGGCGTGATCCAGTCCACTGTGGACGCCGAGGTCTTCGCGGGGGAAGGCCAGCCGTGCCGCAGCCACGCGCGGAAGAACGGGGTGAACACGCGGTACGGCTCGCCGTCCGGTTTGGTGATGCGGCCGGGGGTGATGGCGTAGGAGGACCCGGTCTCCACCCAGTCGACCCCGTGGCGGTCCAGCTCCGCGGCGACCGCCCGGTCCCGCTTCCGGCCGTAGGGCGCGGTGTCGGCGTGGACGTGCACGCTGCGCGCGCCGATCGCCTTGGCGAGCTCGGGCAGCACCTTTTCCGGATCACCGCGCACCACCAGCAGGCGGCCGGAAAGCTGGTCGTCCAGCGCGCGGAGGCAGCCGTGCAGGAAGGCCACCCTGGGCGCGCCGGAGGGCTTCAGCAGCGCGTCGTCGAGCACGTAGAGCGCGAGCACACGGCTCGCGGATTTCGCCGCGGTCAGCAGGGCCGCGTGATCACCCAGCCGCAGATCCCGGCGGAACCACAGGATCGCTGGAGCGTTGTCGGCCATGCCGGAAAACGATATGGCCCCCGACCGCGCTTCGCACGTTCAGGGGCCATATCACCGAAGTGGATCGTCAGCGGTCCGAAATCGGGGTGTAGTCCCGCTCCTTCTCGCCGGTGTAGATTTGGCGGGGGCGGCCGATCTTGGTGGCCGGGTCGTTGATCATCTCGCGCCAGTGGGCGATCCAGCCGGGCAGGCGGCCGAGCGCGAACAGCACGGTGAAGTACTGCGTCGGGAAGCCCAGCGCCCGGTAGATCAGTCCGGTGTAGAAGTCGACGTTCGGGTACAGCTTGCGCTCGATGAAGTAGTCGTCCGAGAGCGCGGTCTCTTCCAGCTTCTTCGCGATGTCGAGCAGCTCGTCGTTGACGCCGAGCTTGTTGAGGATCGAGTCCGCGGTGGTCTTGATGATCTTCGCGCGCGGGTCGTAGTTCTTGTAGACCCGGTGCCCGAAGCCCATCAGGCGGACACCCTTTTCCTTGTTCTTCACGCGTTCGACGAACTTCGCCACGTCGCCGCCGTCGGCCTGGATGCCCTCGAGCATGTCCAGCACCGCGCTGTTCGCGCCACCGTGCAGCGGGCCGAACAGCGCCATGATGCCCGCTGAGATGCTGGCGAACAGGTTGGCCTCGGACGAGCCGACCAGCCGCACGGTCGAGGTGGAGCAGTTCTGCTCGTGGTCGGCGTGCAGGATGAACAGCAGGTCGAGCGCCTTGGCGACCTCGGGGTCCACCTCGTACGGCTCGGCGGGCAGCCCGAAGGTCATCCGCAGGAAGTTCTCCACCAGGCCGTAGGAGTTGTCCGGGTAGAGGAACGGCTGCCCGATCGACTTCTTGTAGGCGTAGGCGGCCAGCGTCGGCACCTTCGCCAGCAGGCGGATGGTCGACAGCTCCACGTTGGGTTCGTCGAACGGGTTCAGCGAGTCCTGGTAGAAGGTGGACAGTGCGGACACCGCGCTGGACAGCACCGGCATCGGGTGCGCGTCGCGCGGGAAGCCGTCGAAGAAGCGCTTGAGGTCCTCGTGCAGCAGGGTGTGCCGGTTCACCTTCGAGGTGAACGACTCCAGCTGCTCCGGGGTCGGCAGCTCACCGTAGATCAGCAGGTACGAGACCTCGATGAAGTTCGAGTGCTGGGCGAGCTGTTCGATCGGATAACCGCGATAGCGCAGGATTCCGGCGTCACCGTCGATGTAGGTGATGGACGACGAGGCGGCGCCGGTGTTCACGAAACCGGGGTCGAGCGTGATGTACCCGGTGGAAGCCAGCAACTTGCCCAGTTCGATACCGGGGGCGCCCTCGACAGCGTGGACCACTTTCAGCTCGTGCTCGCCATTCGGCAGCCGCAGCGAAACGGTCTGGGAGCCGCTCGGCGCGGACGTAGCGTCCGACATGAAAGTACCTCTCACTGTTCGCACGGGCCGGCGGCGCCTGCAGGTCGCACAGGTTGCCTCATGTCACTCGCGAGGCGGCCGTTGGCCTCGCTGCACACCGCCCCGCTGGGGTATGAATTCTCCTCCACGCTAGTCGAGAGGGGGCCCCTCGCGCAGCCACTGTGTTATCAGTGACGAACGGTTTGCGACGAGATTCACACGCCTGGTGAGACTTCCGGCTATCCGGGCGCGTCCAGCTCCGCCTCGGTGGGCGGCTCGGCCCCGCTGCGGGAGACGGTGACCGCCGCCGCGCGGGCGGCGTAGGAGAGGGCCTCGGTCCAGGCCGCGGCGTCCAGCGCGACCGGGTCGAGCACGTCCCGCTTGGCGAACCAGGCGAGCAGCGCGCCCTGCACCGTGTCGCCGGCGCCAATGGTATCGACCAATCGCGCCTTCGCGGAGGGCACGTGGGCCAGGTCGCCGCCGCGGGTGTGCGCGGACAGGCCGTCGGCCCCGTGGGTGAGCACCACCGCACCGGCGCCCGCGGCGAGCCAGTCCCGCGCGGCGGTCACCGCGTCGGTGCCGTCGGCGAGCCACTCGGCGTCCTCCACCGAAAGTTTCAGCAGGCGGACGTGCGGCAGCCAGGAGGCGAACCGCGCGCGGTAGGCGGCCGGGTCGGCGATCAGGTCGGCCCGGATGTTCGGGTCGAGCGCGGTGAGCAGGCCGCGCTCGGATTCGCGGCGCAGCAAGGATTCGTACGCCGAGGCGCCAGGTTCGAGGACCATGCCGAGGGTGCCCAGCGAGAGCACCTTCGCCGACGCGGGCAGCGGACCCGGATCGGTGAACAACCGGTCCGCGGTGCCCTCGGTGTAGAAGGTGTAGTGCGCCGAGCCGGTCTCGTCGAGCGCCACCACGGCGAGCGTGGTCGGCTCGTCGCCGCGCTGCACCAGCGCGGTGTCCACATGGGAGGCGTGCAGCCGGGCGATCAGCGCCTCGCCGAACCGGTCGGTGGACACCCGCGACAGGAACGCGGACGGCACGCCGAGGCGTCCCGCGGCGAGCGCCACGTTGTACGGGCCACCGCCGAGCCGGGGCAGCAGCGGCCGCAGGCCACCGTCCAGAGTGGACTCACCGGGTACCAGGTCGACCAGCGCTTCACCACCGACAACGATCACGCGCCAGATGCTACCCCGCGGCCAGTCCGCCGAGCAGCAGTTCGGCCAGCGCGGTGAAGGCCTCGGCGTCGGAGACCTGCACCCGCGACGCGATCACGCCGGTCTGGATGCCTTCGATGATCAGCCCGGCCATCTCCGCGATCAGCGTGGCCTGGACGGTGCGGAAGACGCCGTCGCGCACGCCCTTGTTGATGAAGCCGCGGATGCGCTCGGCGGCGGCCCGGCTGTTCAGCTCGTAGGCGGCGCGGGCCGGGGCGAACTCGGCGATGTCGCGCATGAACGCCGGTGAAGCGCGCTTGAGGTGCTCGGCGGCGCCGTCGAGGTAGGTGCCGATGAGCTGCCTGGCGTCGGTGAGCTCGGCGATGCTCGCCTCGATCCGCTCGGCCGCGCCGCGGAAGAAGCGGCCGACGACCTTGACCGCGAGCTGCTCCTTGCTCGGCGCCAGCGCGTACAGCGTCGACTTGGAGCAGTGCATGCGGGTGGCGAGGTCGTCGAGGGTGAACT
Proteins encoded:
- a CDS encoding deoxyribodipyrimidine photo-lyase; translated protein: MADNAPAILWFRRDLRLGDHAALLTAAKSASRVLALYVLDDALLKPSGAPRVAFLHGCLRALDDQLSGRLLVVRGDPEKVLPELAKAIGARSVHVHADTAPYGRKRDRAVAAELDRHGVDWVETGSSYAITPGRITKPDGEPYRVFTPFFRAWLRHGWPSPAKTSASTVDWITPDGLPGVDLPADPDLGSMRLPEPGERAALATWERFREEGLAGYDARRDRPDLDGSSRLSPYLRWGCVHPRTLLADLGDEDEAFRAELAWREFHADVLWHRPETARRNYNSRFDGMQHETGAAARSVFETWCEGRTGYPVVDAGMRQLLAEGWMHNRVRMIVASFLVKDLHLPWWWGARHFMRHLVDGDLASNQLNWQWVAGSGTDAAPYFRIFNPITQGEKFDPSGEYVRRYVPELAGLSGKTVHQPWKAGLPDGYPAPVVDHAHERRVALERYGALSP
- a CDS encoding TetR/AcrR family transcriptional regulator; translation: MADVDARARAPRRQPTARQRALLADLEELFLAEGFAEFTLDDLATRMHCSKSTLYALAPSKEQLAVKVVGRFFRGAAERIEASIAELTDARQLIGTYLDGAAEHLKRASPAFMRDIAEFAPARAAYELNSRAAAERIRGFINKGVRDGVFRTVQATLIAEMAGLIIEGIQTGVIASRVQVSDAEAFTALAELLLGGLAAG
- a CDS encoding ABC transporter permease; protein product: MNPTRSAGGFTAVRLVAQRELNTRLRTRSFVIGTVLILAFLGGYVLLQASLFSSADKQSVGLAGQTASIADTLKQQGTALGEEIETVTVTDLGEARKQVENGDLDAVLTGSRADLQVLVKTELDPQLGAILNQIAQNEVLGGVLAQAVDDPEQVLATVQATTVKVEQLEQPDPERGQRMAIGLAMVVLLYMSITTYGSMVAQGVVEEKSSRVVEILLSTVRPWQLLLGKVIGLGLVGLVQLLILAGAALAMTTISGVITLSGVATGTILWGLLWYLLGFFLYATIFAAAGALVSRQEDMQSTMMPVTMVLLIGFLVGFNVLIQDPESGLAAALSLVPLLSPVLMPGRIAAGVVSGWEVALALVLTVAAVALFTWLGGKIYRNAVLRTGSRVKLADALRG
- a CDS encoding ABC transporter ATP-binding protein, which gives rise to MPENRLEIDGVSKRFGDLVALDQVSFDVRGELFGFVGSNGAGKTTTMRIVLGVLAADAGQVRFGGTPVDHQTRTRIGYMPEERGLYPKMKVLDQLVYLARLHGMSTDEAHTSAQSWIDRLGLKERRAEEVEKLSLGNQQRVQLAAALVHDPAVLVLDEPFSGLDPIAVDVMSDVLKEKAAAGVPVVFSSHQLDLVERLCDRVGIIRGGRMVATGSVDRLTADAATRLRVTAPRAQPGWAAAIPGVRVLSEGTTTELELEPGADDQAVLTTALATGPVTGFSRHQPSLTELFRNVVTEEKAR
- a CDS encoding carbohydrate kinase, giving the protein MIVVGGEALVDLVPGESTLDGGLRPLLPRLGGGPYNVALAAGRLGVPSAFLSRVSTDRFGEALIARLHASHVDTALVQRGDEPTTLAVVALDETGSAHYTFYTEGTADRLFTDPGPLPASAKVLSLGTLGMVLEPGASAYESLLRRESERGLLTALDPNIRADLIADPAAYRARFASWLPHVRLLKLSVEDAEWLADGTDAVTAARDWLAAGAGAVVLTHGADGLSAHTRGGDLAHVPSAKARLVDTIGAGDTVQGALLAWFAKRDVLDPVALDAAAWTEALSYAARAAAVTVSRSGAEPPTEAELDAPG
- a CDS encoding citrate synthase; translation: MSDATSAPSGSQTVSLRLPNGEHELKVVHAVEGAPGIELGKLLASTGYITLDPGFVNTGAASSSITYIDGDAGILRYRGYPIEQLAQHSNFIEVSYLLIYGELPTPEQLESFTSKVNRHTLLHEDLKRFFDGFPRDAHPMPVLSSAVSALSTFYQDSLNPFDEPNVELSTIRLLAKVPTLAAYAYKKSIGQPFLYPDNSYGLVENFLRMTFGLPAEPYEVDPEVAKALDLLFILHADHEQNCSTSTVRLVGSSEANLFASISAGIMALFGPLHGGANSAVLDMLEGIQADGGDVAKFVERVKNKEKGVRLMGFGHRVYKNYDPRAKIIKTTADSILNKLGVNDELLDIAKKLEETALSDDYFIERKLYPNVDFYTGLIYRALGFPTQYFTVLFALGRLPGWIAHWREMINDPATKIGRPRQIYTGEKERDYTPISDR